Proteins from one Prosthecobacter sp. genomic window:
- a CDS encoding EF-hand domain-containing protein: MKRLATILCAISVFCSGFAFSATPTAVDERLQQLVTRFPAADLNHDGKLSTDEFRQFRGEMQSGGTTSSTPSTIVPAETPAPAGKVTIKLTSANPVPINPKIYGINCAEMFIFDLVQKPEYLAALGELQFNTFLFPGGSSYHHPTGTGGFNIKEEEIAQSKHGSDHRINKVGSPDFFLQYLGFMKPMGGHAVFIPNIPNGTVEELDWYMKKMTDTQVPVETVVLGMEVQLGAFRFESSADYIAKIKPIIELLKAKYPKVRIVGWSTPVGRKSGVPESFRQWNRDVAQVPGIDDFAQYGWTEFASAAMRKRGSGEVKTPEQRLGDYDAFVQSFPEKEIKAYANDWGADKKMFMLQWGTHADRNTALEGLHSVNFLFFMTEYNATHDNYFEVATWSVPLMSDLTSGKRKGSGGGVTYQQDIALWSPYLYAKPLRQFYSGDKSLLTAAVVGVGVGVGCGVWGVEKQGAMEVVKALASAGPDGKKYLCILNRGLAIALNAITVDGKPLASDASVHIESVSGDTLTTTGGSLKTFVGDKSAASLSIEPFSVTTLTLP, from the coding sequence ATGAAGCGACTCGCCACCATTCTTTGCGCCATCTCCGTTTTCTGCAGTGGGTTTGCGTTCTCGGCCACTCCCACAGCCGTTGACGAACGCCTTCAACAATTGGTCACGCGTTTCCCTGCCGCCGACTTGAATCATGACGGCAAACTGTCCACCGACGAGTTTCGTCAGTTCAGGGGCGAAATGCAGAGTGGTGGCACGACTTCTTCAACACCTTCCACCATCGTTCCCGCCGAAACGCCCGCGCCCGCAGGCAAAGTGACCATCAAGCTCACGTCGGCGAACCCGGTGCCGATCAATCCGAAGATCTACGGCATCAATTGCGCGGAGATGTTCATCTTCGATCTGGTGCAGAAGCCGGAGTATCTCGCGGCGCTCGGCGAACTGCAGTTCAACACCTTCCTGTTTCCAGGCGGATCGTCGTATCATCATCCGACTGGCACCGGCGGCTTCAACATCAAGGAGGAAGAAATCGCACAGTCAAAGCACGGCAGTGATCACCGCATCAACAAGGTCGGCTCGCCCGACTTCTTCCTGCAATACCTCGGTTTCATGAAGCCGATGGGCGGCCATGCGGTGTTCATCCCGAACATCCCCAACGGCACGGTCGAAGAACTCGACTGGTATATGAAGAAGATGACGGACACACAGGTGCCGGTCGAAACGGTCGTGCTCGGCATGGAGGTGCAACTTGGTGCCTTCAGGTTCGAGAGCAGCGCCGACTACATCGCCAAGATCAAACCGATTATCGAGTTGCTCAAAGCGAAGTATCCGAAGGTACGCATCGTCGGCTGGAGCACGCCGGTCGGCAGAAAATCGGGCGTGCCCGAGTCCTTCCGGCAATGGAACCGGGATGTCGCCCAAGTCCCCGGCATTGATGACTTCGCGCAATACGGCTGGACGGAGTTCGCCAGTGCGGCGATGCGCAAACGCGGCAGCGGTGAAGTAAAGACTCCCGAGCAGCGACTCGGCGATTATGATGCGTTTGTGCAGAGCTTTCCTGAGAAGGAGATCAAGGCTTATGCGAATGATTGGGGAGCCGACAAAAAGATGTTCATGCTGCAATGGGGCACGCACGCGGATCGCAACACCGCCCTCGAAGGACTGCACTCGGTGAACTTCCTGTTCTTCATGACCGAATACAATGCGACGCACGACAACTACTTCGAAGTCGCGACATGGTCGGTGCCGTTGATGAGTGATCTCACCTCGGGCAAACGCAAAGGCAGTGGCGGTGGCGTGACCTACCAGCAGGACATCGCGCTGTGGTCGCCTTATCTCTATGCGAAGCCGCTCCGGCAGTTCTACAGCGGCGACAAATCACTGCTGACCGCTGCCGTTGTGGGTGTGGGTGTGGGTGTGGGGTGTGGGGTGTGGGGTGTGGAAAAACAAGGTGCGATGGAAGTTGTCAAGGCGCTCGCAAGTGCGGGACCAGACGGCAAAAAGTATCTCTGCATCCTCAATCGCGGGCTCGCCATCGCGTTGAATGCTATCACCGTGGATGGCAAGCCCCTCGCCTCGGATGCGAGCGTTCACATCGAGTCCGTCTCCGGCGACACGCTCACAACTACGGGTGGATCATTGAAGACCTTCGTCGGCGACAAGAGCGCGGCGTCCTTGTCCATCGAGCCATTCAGCGTCACGACGCTGACCTTGCCCTGA
- a CDS encoding alpha/beta hydrolase fold domain-containing protein — translation MIYQTIAATVGLALCAIACSHAEDATKPTPATAAAPDIASRMAARGAKKNKGGTFDPKTYLAELSAEGTQRGYQEFAYKQTPQGELRIYFKMPESWSENDKRPVMVFFFGGGWSGGSPFVCVREADHFTKNGVVVGLADYRACNRQGTMLDKCAEDARSAVRWVRANCAKLGADPARLIVGGGSAGGHIAACTAAAEAPSSDSDDLSVSCTPNALLLYYPVASLVDGSRSFAFQRLLGDDLAKKLSPAQNVTKLWPKTVMFSGTADIELANGILLHNQAKAADVTFEMYLAEGRGHGIARTKPRDFAWLNYATDFFTRIGIIDKQPAPEVLSGDLKKYNGEPVESITISSDTSASRPRRQRGVVPETKPTPAPAPIPEKAKTSDVSSTKLELTLGKKGQLLLEETFDGDALSQGWTGKTGGLSVADGVLHASMKSEDGRLGLFNREQPMQNAAIQIDFKFAGARGINISCNPPPGELSKHGHLFSVMITPRMWNITEHNDKSDPNSRSKALASAATNFEQGQWYTLLLETKGADVVARIEGKEPLRVSSSDFSVKKPGIEFRVSGRDNEEVVFDNLRAWELN, via the coding sequence ATGATTTACCAAACCATTGCAGCAACTGTTGGCCTGGCGCTCTGCGCCATTGCCTGTTCACACGCAGAGGATGCGACCAAGCCAACGCCCGCGACGGCCGCAGCGCCAGACATCGCCTCACGCATGGCTGCGCGCGGAGCCAAGAAGAACAAAGGCGGCACCTTTGATCCGAAGACGTATCTCGCCGAACTTTCCGCCGAAGGCACGCAGCGTGGCTACCAAGAGTTTGCCTACAAGCAGACGCCGCAGGGTGAACTGCGCATCTATTTCAAGATGCCCGAGAGCTGGTCGGAGAACGACAAGCGCCCGGTCATGGTGTTCTTCTTCGGCGGCGGCTGGAGTGGCGGCAGCCCTTTTGTATGCGTCAGGGAGGCGGATCACTTCACTAAGAATGGCGTCGTGGTCGGACTCGCTGATTATCGCGCGTGCAATCGCCAGGGCACGATGCTCGACAAGTGCGCCGAAGACGCGCGCAGCGCCGTGCGCTGGGTGCGTGCCAACTGCGCCAAACTCGGCGCGGACCCAGCACGTCTCATCGTCGGCGGCGGCTCGGCGGGCGGACACATCGCGGCCTGCACCGCTGCCGCTGAAGCGCCGAGCAGTGACAGCGACGACCTGAGTGTTTCCTGCACGCCGAATGCGCTGCTGCTTTACTATCCTGTCGCCAGTCTCGTCGATGGCAGTCGCAGTTTCGCCTTCCAGCGCCTGCTCGGCGATGATCTCGCCAAAAAACTCTCGCCTGCGCAAAACGTCACCAAGCTGTGGCCGAAGACGGTGATGTTTTCCGGCACCGCCGACATTGAACTGGCCAACGGCATCTTGTTGCACAACCAGGCGAAGGCAGCGGACGTCACCTTTGAGATGTATCTCGCCGAGGGTCGCGGGCATGGCATTGCGCGGACCAAGCCGAGGGACTTCGCCTGGTTGAACTACGCGACGGATTTTTTCACGCGCATCGGCATCATCGACAAACAACCAGCTCCCGAGGTGCTCTCAGGCGATCTCAAGAAATACAACGGTGAGCCGGTCGAGAGCATCACCATCTCATCGGACACCAGCGCATCCAGACCACGACGCCAACGCGGCGTCGTTCCAGAGACGAAACCCACGCCCGCACCTGCCCCGATTCCAGAAAAGGCAAAGACCAGTGATGTGTCATCCACCAAACTCGAACTGACCCTCGGCAAGAAAGGCCAGTTGCTGCTCGAAGAGACCTTCGACGGCGACGCGCTCTCCCAAGGTTGGACTGGCAAGACTGGCGGACTCAGCGTCGCCGACGGCGTTTTGCATGCGAGCATGAAAAGCGAAGATGGGCGATTGGGCCTGTTCAACCGTGAGCAACCGATGCAGAACGCCGCCATCCAGATCGACTTCAAATTCGCCGGCGCACGCGGCATCAACATCAGTTGCAATCCGCCGCCGGGCGAGCTTAGCAAACATGGTCATCTGTTCTCGGTCATGATCACGCCGAGAATGTGGAACATCACCGAGCACAACGACAAGTCGGACCCGAATTCGCGCAGCAAGGCGCTGGCGTCCGCCGCAACGAACTTCGAGCAGGGCCAGTGGTACACGTTGTTGCTCGAAACCAAGGGCGCTGATGTCGTCGCGCGCATCGAGGGCAAGGAACCCCTGCGCGTTTCCAGCAGCGATTTCAGCGTCAAGAAGCCCGGCATCGAGTTCCGCGTCTCGGGTCGAGACAATGAAGAAGTCGTCTTTGACAACCTGCGGGCGTGGGAGCTGAACTAG
- a CDS encoding outer membrane lipoprotein-sorting protein, whose translation MKPSISLLVFALTAFQTHAADSPPALSASDLAAKLSALQQDGASFVRLKLEVKGATKVSLQLQIKQRRTKAATEVVYQILWPKERLGESVLLRKTGSQAGTGSIFVPPATVRALDSSQMKEALFGSDLTYADVLENFFAWENQAIIGTEIVDRVSCQILESKPGKGQRLSYASVRSWVDSRRFVPLRIEKYNASGQLARRIDSGRIVTDDSGRHVPTGLTVSDPQKGSVTELDGSKLKHDVSYTDAEFTAEALKQVTTPRSAGE comes from the coding sequence ATGAAACCCTCTATCTCGCTGCTTGTCTTCGCTCTCACTGCTTTTCAGACCCACGCCGCCGACAGCCCGCCTGCACTGTCCGCGAGCGACCTTGCCGCCAAACTCAGCGCCTTGCAGCAGGATGGTGCGTCCTTCGTGCGCCTGAAACTGGAGGTGAAAGGAGCCACGAAGGTCTCGCTGCAACTCCAGATCAAGCAACGCCGCACCAAAGCAGCCACCGAGGTCGTTTACCAGATCCTCTGGCCCAAAGAGCGGCTGGGAGAATCGGTGCTTTTGCGCAAAACAGGCAGTCAAGCCGGCACTGGCTCGATCTTCGTGCCGCCCGCCACGGTGCGTGCCCTCGACAGCTCGCAGATGAAGGAGGCGTTGTTTGGCAGCGACCTGACCTATGCGGATGTGCTCGAAAACTTCTTCGCCTGGGAAAATCAGGCCATCATTGGCACCGAAATCGTGGACCGCGTGAGCTGCCAGATCCTCGAATCCAAACCCGGCAAAGGCCAGCGCTTAAGTTATGCAAGCGTCCGCAGTTGGGTGGACTCACGCCGTTTCGTGCCGCTCCGTATCGAAAAATACAACGCATCAGGCCAGCTCGCCCGCCGCATCGACAGCGGCCGTATCGTCACCGATGACAGCGGCCGCCACGTCCCCACCGGTCTGACCGTGAGCGACCCGCAAAAAGGCTCCGTCACAGAACTCGATGGCTCCAAGCTCAAACACGATGTGAGCTACACCGACGCCGAATTCACTGCCGAGGCTCTCAAGCAAGTGACCACGCCGCGCTCCGCCGGGGAGTAG
- a CDS encoding ABC transporter permease yields MTFLTIVVRGLLRRPVRTGLTLVGISIGIAAVVALVGISRGFEQSWATGMKSRGTDVVVSNMGATLTPKPFSATVRDRIASLPQVAATCVIFVDLTSIEDSSMMVVSAREWGGFSWQNLKLISGRMPKDAMEPVVVLGQTAAEVLKKKVGDPIQIEAKELSVVGIVDGGAMVENGSVILSLPLFQEMSGNEGKINVIDLRATPGMSEDEVRRLCEQINTLIPEARAMVAGEHLGNSQAYRIISAMSWGTSLLAVIVGVLGVMNTMLMTVFERKQEICILLAIGWKRARIIRMVLWESALLGLLGGIAGVLIGSVGVRLMEKLPAIHGLLEPDLSVQLMFFSVAIAVGVGVISGLYPAWRSSRLTPSLAMQG; encoded by the coding sequence ATGACCTTCCTCACCATCGTCGTGCGCGGCCTGCTGCGACGCCCTGTTCGCACCGGACTCACTCTTGTCGGCATCTCCATCGGCATCGCCGCAGTCGTGGCGCTGGTCGGCATCTCGCGAGGGTTTGAGCAAAGCTGGGCGACGGGGATGAAGTCGCGCGGCACCGATGTGGTGGTCAGCAACATGGGCGCCACGCTCACGCCGAAGCCCTTTAGCGCCACCGTGCGCGACCGCATCGCCAGCCTCCCGCAGGTCGCCGCCACCTGTGTCATTTTTGTCGATCTGACGAGCATTGAAGATTCCTCGATGATGGTCGTCTCGGCCCGCGAGTGGGGCGGCTTTTCATGGCAGAACCTCAAACTGATCTCCGGCAGAATGCCAAAGGACGCGATGGAACCCGTGGTCGTCCTCGGCCAGACGGCCGCGGAGGTGCTCAAGAAAAAAGTCGGCGATCCCATTCAGATCGAGGCCAAAGAATTGTCCGTTGTCGGCATCGTAGATGGTGGCGCCATGGTGGAGAACGGCTCGGTGATTCTGTCTCTGCCGTTGTTTCAGGAAATGTCGGGGAATGAGGGCAAGATCAACGTCATCGACCTCCGTGCCACTCCAGGTATGAGCGAGGACGAGGTACGGCGTCTCTGCGAGCAGATCAACACGCTCATCCCGGAAGCCCGCGCCATGGTGGCGGGCGAGCACCTGGGCAACAGCCAGGCGTATCGCATCATTAGCGCCATGAGCTGGGGTACCTCGCTGCTCGCGGTGATCGTCGGCGTTCTCGGCGTCATGAACACGATGCTCATGACCGTGTTTGAGCGGAAGCAGGAGATCTGCATCCTGCTCGCCATCGGCTGGAAGCGTGCCCGCATCATCCGCATGGTCTTGTGGGAATCGGCGTTGCTCGGTCTGCTCGGCGGCATTGCCGGTGTCCTCATCGGCTCCGTGGGAGTGCGGTTGATGGAGAAACTGCCGGCCATCCACGGCCTGTTGGAACCCGATCTTAGCGTACAGCTCATGTTCTTCTCCGTGGCCATCGCCGTCGGCGTCGGCGTGATCAGCGGCCTTTATCCTGCCTGGCGCAGTTCACGCCTGACACCCAGCCTTGCCATGCAGGGCTGA
- a CDS encoding ABC transporter ATP-binding protein — protein sequence MKSPPQSEFCVSHECVFEARGLKKEYDDGRVQALRGVDFQIAQGEFVAVIGPSGCGKTTLLQMLGALDVPSAGILHYRGSSLPDLPDLSAYRAREIGFIFQSFHLLPTFTALENVQIPMFETEISASERNDRAIELLKSVGLEHRLQHFPSKLSGGERQRVAIARSLANGPSVLLADEPTGNLDSENTGHILELIIRLQREQDMTLVLVTHDLNIARMASRTIQMKDGRIVNDE from the coding sequence ATGAAATCCCCCCCCCAGTCCGAATTTTGTGTGTCACATGAATGTGTGTTCGAGGCGAGGGGATTGAAAAAAGAATATGATGACGGTCGCGTGCAGGCGCTGCGTGGCGTGGACTTTCAAATCGCTCAAGGCGAATTCGTCGCCGTCATCGGCCCGAGCGGCTGTGGCAAGACGACGCTGCTGCAGATGCTGGGCGCGCTCGACGTGCCCAGTGCTGGCATCCTCCACTATCGCGGCAGCTCGCTGCCTGATCTGCCTGATCTCTCGGCTTACCGTGCGCGTGAAATTGGCTTCATTTTTCAGTCCTTTCATCTGCTGCCGACCTTCACCGCCTTGGAGAATGTACAGATCCCGATGTTTGAAACGGAAATCTCGGCCTCGGAGCGGAATGATCGCGCCATCGAACTGCTCAAGTCCGTCGGTCTGGAGCATCGCTTGCAGCACTTTCCCTCGAAACTCTCCGGCGGAGAGAGGCAGCGAGTCGCCATCGCCCGCAGCCTCGCCAATGGGCCGTCGGTGCTGCTCGCTGATGAACCGACGGGCAATCTCGACAGCGAAAACACCGGGCACATCCTGGAACTCATCATCCGGCTCCAGCGTGAGCAGGACATGACCTTGGTGCTGGTGACGCATGATCTGAACATCGCACGCATGGCCTCACGCACGATCCAAATGAAGGATGGACGGATTGTGAATGACGAATAA
- a CDS encoding alpha/beta fold hydrolase has translation MAAVVKSLRNNEGADAWAKEIQLDGARPWRLTFDVPHRTGSARTLALSEFAHCRLAAEVKLHGFDRAVAHDGLGVPVVMAQNDPRRVAGPFHPPNGEFLPATAVLEFPAAAPGQPAEARLRFYNPLVVSELKMGRHSQPLAENLTAALQFSLTDSTLDENGPDKLSPSASGEDESQLFFLNRYDSTKVPVVFVHGMRSGPSVWKNAVNELFADPKLRRRYQPACFVYPSKLSIPASAARLRELLKASRDRLDPGHHDAGFGRMVLVGHSMGGLLTRMQVIDSDSDFWRSFFTASPEKMAGQIDAKTQRMLKEGLFFERQTNIKTVVFISTPHQGSVLANNGILRTLVKLILFLPKTARQRLKALTKLPAVFIHPTLRSFHDWGVEGTENLATKHPYFIALARHPAGVPFHSIIATRGKVDYRNGSDGIVPYWSAHLDEAASETIVPYPHGCLEKPGTVQAVMKILKGTR, from the coding sequence GTGGCAGCCGTGGTGAAGTCGCTCCGCAACAACGAAGGAGCAGACGCATGGGCCAAGGAGATTCAGTTGGACGGAGCACGGCCATGGCGGCTGACATTCGATGTTCCGCACCGCACTGGTTCAGCACGGACATTGGCACTGTCGGAGTTCGCTCATTGCCGGCTTGCCGCTGAGGTGAAACTGCACGGGTTTGACCGCGCGGTCGCGCATGACGGACTTGGTGTTCCGGTGGTGATGGCACAAAATGATCCGCGCCGCGTAGCCGGGCCTTTTCATCCTCCAAACGGCGAGTTTCTACCGGCGACTGCGGTGTTGGAATTTCCTGCCGCCGCTCCGGGTCAGCCTGCCGAGGCGAGACTGCGTTTTTATAATCCCCTGGTTGTGTCAGAGCTAAAAATGGGACGGCATTCCCAGCCACTGGCGGAGAACCTCACCGCCGCGCTGCAGTTTTCTTTGACCGATTCGACCCTCGACGAGAACGGGCCCGACAAGCTGAGCCCGTCAGCGTCTGGCGAGGATGAGTCACAGTTATTCTTCCTCAACCGCTACGACAGCACCAAAGTGCCGGTCGTGTTCGTGCATGGCATGCGCTCGGGGCCGAGTGTGTGGAAAAACGCCGTCAACGAGCTGTTCGCCGACCCTAAACTCCGCCGCCGCTACCAGCCGGCGTGTTTCGTTTATCCATCCAAGCTGTCCATTCCGGCATCGGCCGCGCGTTTGCGTGAGCTTCTCAAAGCTTCACGAGACCGGCTCGATCCAGGTCATCATGATGCAGGATTTGGCCGCATGGTGCTGGTGGGGCACAGCATGGGCGGATTGCTGACGCGCATGCAGGTCATTGATTCCGACAGCGATTTTTGGCGATCCTTCTTCACCGCTTCGCCAGAAAAAATGGCAGGCCAGATCGATGCCAAGACCCAACGCATGCTGAAGGAAGGCTTGTTCTTCGAACGCCAGACCAATATCAAGACCGTTGTGTTCATCAGCACGCCGCACCAGGGCAGTGTCCTTGCCAACAATGGCATTTTGCGAACTCTGGTGAAGCTCATCCTCTTCCTGCCAAAGACAGCACGGCAGCGCTTGAAAGCACTCACGAAACTGCCTGCCGTCTTCATCCATCCGACCTTGCGCTCATTTCATGACTGGGGCGTGGAGGGAACCGAGAACCTTGCCACCAAGCACCCTTACTTCATCGCTCTGGCGCGTCACCCTGCTGGTGTCCCGTTTCATTCCATCATTGCCACTCGAGGCAAAGTTGATTACCGCAATGGCAGCGACGGCATCGTGCCCTACTGGAGCGCGCATCTTGATGAAGCCGCATCCGAAACCATCGTGCCCTATCCACACGGATGCCTGGAGAAGCCAGGAACGGTGCAGGCGGTGATGAAAATTTTGAAAGGCACCCGATGA
- a CDS encoding fatty acid desaturase yields MNTSSSIEPHWVSRSAFQIVVFLFLFTEIGLAAALYRDASLWVVIPLVLLASHLMHGAAVGFHEATHGLLRRNRRFNEFDGVLLGVFSFMSFSLYRAAHQTHHAYFATERDEELWPFVFTEKPRWARVLAAVLELTLGLFFTPFLFLRSFLRAGSPIRSKKVRRRIWMELTLMVVVWIGIVAAVAYAEVWRYFVWMYLVPAAVAANLQTWRKYIEHVGLTGGTVNSATRNIVSEGWWGRVVAFTLLHEPFHGVHHLHVGLSHAELPQRAAELLPVSPEERPPFPSYRHAMLDMLRSLADPRVGAHWHTSRLQS; encoded by the coding sequence ATGAACACCTCGTCATCCATCGAACCTCATTGGGTCAGCCGTTCGGCGTTTCAAATCGTGGTCTTTCTCTTTCTGTTCACCGAGATTGGCCTGGCCGCAGCCCTGTATCGCGATGCATCGCTCTGGGTGGTGATTCCGCTGGTCTTGCTCGCCAGTCATCTCATGCATGGAGCGGCGGTGGGGTTTCATGAGGCGACGCACGGGCTGCTGAGGCGAAACCGGCGTTTCAATGAGTTTGATGGCGTGCTGCTGGGTGTGTTCAGCTTCATGAGCTTCAGTCTTTACCGTGCGGCGCATCAAACGCATCACGCCTACTTTGCCACGGAGCGGGATGAGGAGCTGTGGCCATTTGTGTTCACAGAAAAGCCACGCTGGGCACGAGTGCTCGCAGCGGTGCTCGAACTCACGCTGGGCTTGTTTTTTACGCCGTTTTTGTTTCTGCGGTCGTTCCTGCGTGCAGGTTCGCCGATTCGGAGCAAAAAGGTGCGGCGTCGCATCTGGATGGAGCTGACACTGATGGTGGTGGTATGGATCGGCATTGTCGCGGCGGTGGCGTATGCGGAAGTGTGGCGCTATTTTGTGTGGATGTATCTGGTCCCTGCCGCTGTGGCCGCAAACCTGCAAACGTGGCGCAAATATATCGAGCATGTGGGTTTGACGGGCGGCACGGTGAACAGCGCGACACGGAACATCGTTTCGGAGGGATGGTGGGGCCGAGTGGTGGCTTTCACGCTGCTGCATGAGCCGTTTCATGGCGTGCATCATCTGCATGTCGGGCTTTCGCATGCGGAACTGCCCCAGCGAGCGGCAGAACTGCTGCCAGTGAGCCCCGAGGAACGGCCGCCCTTTCCAAGCTATCGCCATGCGATGCTCGACATGCTTCGCAGTCTTGCCGATCCGCGCGTGGGCGCTCACTGGCACACGTCTCGTCTCCAATCATGA
- a CDS encoding condensation domain-containing protein: MSPPIAEDKRTRLKRWLDSGKAALHPLTFPQRELWETSPVPVSDKTNTICCLIEIKGAITAQDCTAAMQRVVNRHEVLRLSFLPSKDRAVQMIQVQSEPVMRFRDLASSSSSSEAMDAAARETFDAPFDLVQGPLYRVEVLRRSPTDHVLVVAIHHAIADGWSLGVLVQDLYAAYAQVLLGASGGLPPVPQSYMAWGAAERALWQPALLEQRAAFWKTHLAGSTRLWDDRADALDESDQLQRRIAGVSAELGLAVRDLARRTSATLFSTLLAAFQITLSRWTGVADIVVGTPVANRARQEVRETMGYFSSIVPLRGQVDDSRTFSDSLRSVHQTTMDCFANAMPFAELVSALDPPRMPGRNPIYEVRFALQNQPVPDLAVAGFSVQLKIRATGTPRFDLACEITEEGDGLEVVWLFRWSRFSQSEIEDLHRLFLTVLTAVCSSPDSRLFT; encoded by the coding sequence GTGAGCCCCCCGATAGCCGAGGACAAGCGAACGCGGCTGAAACGCTGGCTGGACAGCGGCAAGGCGGCGCTGCATCCGCTGACCTTTCCGCAGCGCGAGCTGTGGGAAACGTCGCCCGTGCCGGTCTCGGACAAAACCAACACGATCTGCTGCCTCATCGAGATCAAAGGTGCGATCACCGCGCAGGACTGCACGGCCGCGATGCAGCGCGTAGTGAACCGTCATGAGGTGCTGCGGCTTTCATTCCTGCCGAGCAAAGACCGGGCGGTGCAGATGATCCAGGTGCAGAGCGAGCCGGTGATGCGGTTTCGTGATCTGGCATCGTCATCATCGAGTTCTGAGGCCATGGATGCAGCAGCGCGTGAAACGTTCGATGCGCCCTTCGATCTTGTGCAGGGACCACTGTATCGCGTGGAGGTGCTGCGACGCTCACCGACGGATCATGTGCTCGTCGTGGCGATTCATCATGCGATTGCGGATGGCTGGTCGCTCGGCGTCTTGGTGCAGGATTTATATGCGGCTTATGCGCAGGTGCTGTTAGGCGCGAGCGGCGGACTGCCGCCTGTGCCGCAGTCCTACATGGCCTGGGGCGCTGCTGAGCGTGCTTTGTGGCAGCCTGCGCTGCTGGAGCAACGAGCGGCGTTTTGGAAAACGCATCTCGCTGGTTCCACGCGGCTTTGGGATGATCGCGCAGATGCGCTGGATGAGTCGGATCAATTGCAGCGGCGCATTGCCGGTGTGTCTGCCGAGCTGGGTCTGGCGGTGCGTGATTTGGCACGGCGCACCAGCGCCACGCTGTTCAGCACCTTGCTCGCGGCCTTTCAGATCACTCTGTCGCGATGGACCGGCGTGGCGGATATCGTGGTGGGCACGCCGGTGGCGAATCGCGCACGCCAGGAAGTGCGCGAGACGATGGGCTACTTCTCCAGCATCGTGCCCTTGCGCGGGCAGGTGGATGACAGCCGCACATTCTCCGACAGCCTCCGCTCCGTGCATCAAACGACGATGGATTGCTTTGCCAATGCCATGCCCTTTGCCGAACTCGTGAGCGCACTCGATCCACCGCGAATGCCGGGCCGCAATCCCATCTATGAAGTGCGTTTCGCGTTGCAAAACCAGCCTGTGCCGGATCTCGCGGTGGCGGGCTTTTCGGTCCAGCTCAAGATTCGCGCCACCGGCACGCCGCGCTTCGATCTCGCCTGTGAAATCACTGAGGAAGGTGATGGCCTGGAAGTTGTCTGGTTGTTCCGCTGGAGCCGCTTTTCTCAATCTGAGATCGAGGATCTTCATCGCCTCTTTCTCACCGTCCTCACCGCCGTCTGCAGCTCGCCAGACAGCCGTCTTTTCACTTAA